From a region of the Hymenobacter jejuensis genome:
- a CDS encoding DUF1259 domain-containing protein, producing MSHCISRRDALRATALVGASSLLRVGSIEAATSAGFAKGKTPALTTAEIASIEAALGKKGTYAEAQATHNTALPRNDLKMRIKGEPVPIPFGFGGWVAIKHTLDGKSAMLMSDMVLLQEEVAPLMSAALANGLEIGAVHNHFFYEEPRIFYMHLHGMGTPADLARKFATTLKDSKLLPANQPPSPAAPAAQAGNTATSAAGATPTGKELFDLPALDKIVGYSGTVNGPTYKYTIGRDDLQVVMMNTEMTAAIGLNSWASFAGAAAAAHIAGDIAMLEHEVNPVIKALRAHNLEVVAVHNHMLFDQPRMMFLHYYGQGPAAQLATGFRAALDQLGKPRTMPAMDGMKH from the coding sequence ATGAGTCATTGTATTTCTCGGCGCGACGCTCTGCGGGCTACGGCGCTTGTGGGGGCGTCTTCCCTGCTTCGCGTCGGTTCCATTGAGGCGGCCACCAGCGCTGGCTTTGCCAAGGGCAAGACGCCTGCCTTGACGACCGCCGAAATTGCCAGCATTGAGGCCGCCCTGGGCAAGAAAGGCACCTACGCCGAGGCACAGGCGACCCACAACACCGCGTTGCCGCGCAACGATTTGAAGATGCGCATCAAAGGTGAGCCCGTACCCATTCCGTTTGGCTTTGGGGGCTGGGTAGCCATTAAGCATACGCTGGACGGCAAATCGGCCATGCTCATGAGCGACATGGTGCTGCTGCAGGAAGAAGTTGCGCCCCTAATGTCGGCCGCGCTGGCTAATGGGCTGGAAATCGGGGCGGTACACAACCATTTCTTCTACGAAGAGCCCCGCATCTTCTATATGCATCTTCACGGCATGGGCACTCCGGCCGACTTGGCCCGCAAATTTGCCACCACCCTCAAAGACTCCAAGCTGTTGCCCGCCAACCAACCGCCGAGCCCAGCAGCCCCGGCTGCCCAAGCGGGCAACACGGCGACCTCGGCGGCCGGAGCAACGCCCACGGGCAAAGAGCTTTTCGACCTGCCTGCCTTGGATAAGATAGTAGGATACTCAGGCACCGTAAACGGACCTACCTACAAATACACCATCGGCCGCGATGATTTGCAGGTAGTAATGATGAATACGGAGATGACGGCCGCCATCGGCCTAAACTCGTGGGCTTCGTTTGCGGGCGCGGCAGCGGCGGCTCACATTGCCGGCGACATTGCCATGCTGGAGCACGAAGTAAACCCCGTCATCAAGGCGCTTCGTGCCCACAACCTCGAAGTCGTGGCCGTGCACAACCACATGCTCTTCGACCAGCCGCGCATGATGTTTCTGCACTACTATGGGCAAGGCCCTGCTGCGCAGCTGGCCACCGGATTTCGGGCGGCGCTAGACCAGCTAGGCAAGCCCCGCACCATGCCCGCGATGGATGGCATGAAGCATTAA
- a CDS encoding chromate transporter — MPLGLLALISTDFSFWRTLTLFFTQAALVTFGSAYAVLPYVAQVSVENLHWLTQGQMLDGLALGETTPGPLIMVLAFVGFMGGYTHFGGSLAAGSLGLLTTTYYTFLPCFVFILVGAPLIERTQHNLPLKAVLSIITAAVVGVILNLAVYLGQAVLFPSGLLRLGALHWPSLLWILLSLVALYRMKVNMILWIGVSALAGLLYYLGTSINI, encoded by the coding sequence TTGCCGCTGGGGCTGCTGGCGCTCATTTCTACTGATTTTTCGTTCTGGCGCACCCTCACCCTGTTTTTCACGCAGGCGGCGCTGGTAACCTTTGGCAGTGCCTATGCCGTGCTCCCTTATGTAGCGCAGGTGAGCGTAGAAAACCTGCATTGGCTTACGCAGGGCCAGATGCTCGATGGCCTTGCCTTGGGCGAAACCACACCCGGCCCCCTCATTATGGTATTGGCCTTCGTGGGTTTTATGGGCGGCTACACGCATTTCGGAGGTTCGCTGGCAGCCGGGTCGCTGGGGTTGCTGACCACCACTTACTATACCTTCCTGCCCTGCTTCGTTTTTATTCTGGTCGGGGCCCCGCTCATTGAGCGCACCCAGCATAACCTACCCCTGAAGGCCGTGCTGAGCATCATTACTGCCGCCGTAGTTGGGGTGATATTGAATTTGGCGGTGTATTTGGGGCAGGCCGTGCTCTTTCCGTCGGGGTTGTTGCGCCTCGGTGCGCTGCACTGGCCCAGCTTGCTGTGGATTTTGCTTTCCCTTGTGGCATTGTATCGCATGAAGGTCAACATGATCCTCTGGATTGGCGTGAGCGCGTTAGCAGGGTTGCTTTATTATCTGGGCACCTCTATAAACATTTGA
- a CDS encoding chromate transporter → MNQSITPIAKPTFAEAVRFWLKLGFISFGGPAGQIAIMHTVLVEEKRWISDAKFLHALNYCMLLPGPEAQQLATYIGWLLHGTRGGLVAGILFVLPSVFILLALSLFYVTIGTLPALQGVFLGLKPAVVAIIVLVMVKIGQKSLLSPLHYVVAAASFVGIFCLNVPFPLLIIGAGVIALLARSFFRRPLRRLRAKPEPRRRRKGIS, encoded by the coding sequence ATGAATCAATCCATTACTCCAATAGCCAAGCCTACATTTGCTGAGGCGGTACGCTTCTGGCTTAAGCTGGGCTTCATCAGCTTCGGCGGCCCAGCCGGGCAGATTGCCATTATGCACACGGTGTTAGTGGAGGAGAAGCGCTGGATTTCCGATGCCAAATTTCTGCACGCCCTGAACTATTGCATGTTGCTGCCCGGCCCCGAAGCCCAGCAGTTGGCCACGTATATCGGCTGGCTGCTGCACGGCACGCGTGGCGGCTTGGTGGCAGGCATTCTGTTTGTGCTGCCTTCAGTATTTATTCTGTTGGCACTGAGCCTTTTCTACGTCACGATAGGAACGTTGCCCGCCTTACAGGGAGTGTTTTTGGGGTTGAAGCCCGCCGTGGTGGCCATCATTGTGCTGGTCATGGTGAAGATTGGGCAAAAGTCGCTGCTGAGCCCATTGCACTACGTAGTTGCGGCGGCCAGCTTCGTAGGCATCTTCTGTCTGAATGTGCCGTTTCCGCTGCTCATCATTGGCGCCGGCGTGATTGCCCTGCTGGCCCGCAGTTTTTTTCGCCGCCCGTTGCGACGGCTGCGAGCCAAGCCCGAGCCGCGCAGGCGGAGGAAGGGTATTTCCTGA
- a CDS encoding helix-turn-helix transcriptional regulator translates to MVLYDALYSWAQHLQGQPPTQQPEEQLLVQVYTAYLQRNKDRSSPPSAWAGQLRDLIQDNLDTNLSLRLTDVAETLKVNPTYLSREFARYFDNLSFGEYIRKLRIDKARQHNLPPRLYIYESIHYSNSQAYIC, encoded by the coding sequence TTGGTACTTTATGACGCGCTCTATAGCTGGGCGCAGCACCTGCAAGGGCAGCCCCCTACGCAGCAGCCCGAAGAGCAACTGCTGGTGCAAGTATATACTGCCTATTTGCAGCGCAACAAAGACCGAAGCAGTCCGCCGTCGGCATGGGCTGGGCAACTGCGTGATCTGATTCAGGACAATCTGGATACGAACCTGAGTCTGCGCCTGACCGATGTGGCCGAGACGCTGAAGGTCAATCCCACTTATCTTTCCCGCGAGTTTGCGCGCTACTTCGACAACCTCTCCTTTGGCGAGTACATCCGCAAGCTGCGCATCGATAAGGCCCGGCAGCACAACTTACCTCCGAGGCTATATATCTATGAATCAATCCATTACTCCAATAGCCAAGCCTACATTTGCTGA
- a CDS encoding 3-hydroxyacyl-CoA dehydrogenase NAD-binding domain-containing protein, whose translation METTQPPVIDIRTIAVVGAGTMGLGIAQICVQHGFPTILFDLNPTILEKAQQAIAAGLAKGVEKGKLTAEARDAALALLHPTTDLVMVQADLIIEAVVEKLTVKHQLFQELAGLNSATTILASNTSSLPITRLAAPVPHPERVVGMHFFNPAPVMALVEVISGAATAPAVAEAVFNLAVQLGKKPVRAADAPGFIVNRVARHFYVESLKIVEEQVAPFTVVDELLEATGFKMGPFRLMDLIGVDTNFSVTSAMFEAFHYDPKFRPSRIQQQKVDAGHHGRKTGKGFYDYS comes from the coding sequence ATGGAAACCACCCAGCCCCCGGTCATCGACATCCGAACCATTGCCGTGGTGGGGGCGGGCACGATGGGCTTGGGTATCGCTCAGATTTGCGTACAGCACGGGTTTCCAACGATTCTGTTCGACCTTAACCCTACTATCCTCGAAAAAGCGCAGCAGGCCATAGCTGCCGGGTTGGCGAAAGGGGTCGAAAAAGGCAAGCTCACGGCCGAAGCACGAGATGCCGCTTTGGCCCTCTTGCACCCTACCACAGACCTAGTGATGGTACAAGCCGACCTGATTATTGAGGCTGTGGTAGAAAAGCTTACTGTGAAGCACCAGCTGTTTCAGGAATTGGCGGGCCTAAACTCCGCCACTACCATTCTGGCCTCTAACACCTCTTCGTTGCCCATCACACGCTTGGCCGCACCCGTGCCGCATCCAGAGCGAGTGGTAGGGATGCATTTTTTCAATCCGGCGCCCGTTATGGCTCTGGTGGAGGTGATTAGTGGGGCCGCAACAGCTCCGGCAGTGGCTGAGGCCGTCTTTAATTTGGCCGTGCAATTGGGCAAAAAACCCGTGCGCGCGGCCGATGCCCCCGGGTTCATTGTGAACCGCGTGGCCCGGCATTTTTATGTCGAGAGCCTCAAAATTGTGGAAGAGCAGGTGGCACCGTTCACTGTCGTGGACGAATTGCTGGAGGCCACCGGATTTAAAATGGGCCCGTTCCGGTTGATGGATTTGATTGGCGTCGACACAAACTTTTCGGTCACCAGCGCCATGTTTGAGGCGTTTCATTACGACCCAAAGTTTCGACCCAGTCGTATTCAACAGCAAAAGGTAGACGCCGGCCATCACGGCCGCAAAACCGGCAAAGGCTTTTATGACTACTCTTAA
- the pheS gene encoding phenylalanine--tRNA ligase subunit alpha, giving the protein MQENITQLRAEIEAYDVTSPEQLDQFRIAFTGRKGQLADLFDQLKTVPQEQRRAVGQELNQLKQQALDKFNARQQELEAAAQNAPADPYFDYTLPVVPNALGTRHPLSLVREEMVRIFSRIGFNVAEGPEIEDDWHNFTALNFPENHPARDMQDTFFVTRDPANPGNDHLLRTHTSTVQVRVMESQKPPIRSIMPGRVFRNEAISARAHMMFHQVEGIFIDEGVSFADLKQTVYYFVQEMFGQDIQIRFRPSFFPFTEPSAEIDITCLICKGTGCNICKYTGWVEIGGCGMVDPNVLEKSGIDPERYSGYAWGMGIERITMLKYQIKDLRLFTENDMRFLRQFESVQ; this is encoded by the coding sequence ATGCAGGAGAATATCACGCAACTACGGGCCGAAATCGAAGCCTACGATGTTACTTCCCCGGAACAGCTCGACCAGTTCCGCATCGCCTTCACCGGCCGCAAAGGCCAGCTAGCCGATTTGTTCGACCAGCTCAAGACGGTGCCGCAGGAGCAGCGCCGCGCTGTGGGCCAGGAGCTTAACCAGCTCAAGCAGCAAGCGCTGGACAAGTTCAACGCCCGCCAGCAGGAGTTGGAAGCCGCCGCGCAAAATGCCCCCGCCGACCCGTATTTCGACTATACGCTGCCCGTTGTGCCCAATGCCTTGGGCACGCGCCACCCGCTGTCGCTGGTGCGCGAGGAAATGGTGCGGATATTCTCCCGCATCGGCTTCAACGTCGCCGAAGGCCCTGAGATTGAGGACGATTGGCACAACTTCACGGCCCTCAACTTCCCCGAAAACCACCCGGCCCGCGACATGCAGGATACGTTCTTCGTGACCCGCGACCCCGCCAATCCCGGCAACGACCACCTGCTGCGCACGCACACCAGCACCGTGCAGGTGCGGGTGATGGAATCGCAGAAGCCGCCGATCCGCAGCATTATGCCTGGCCGCGTGTTCCGCAACGAAGCCATTTCGGCCCGCGCCCACATGATGTTTCATCAGGTGGAAGGCATTTTCATCGACGAAGGCGTCAGCTTCGCCGACCTGAAGCAAACCGTGTATTACTTCGTGCAGGAGATGTTCGGACAGGATATCCAGATTCGTTTCCGGCCGTCGTTCTTCCCGTTCACCGAGCCCAGCGCCGAAATCGACATCACCTGCCTGATTTGCAAAGGCACGGGTTGCAACATCTGCAAATACACGGGGTGGGTTGAAATCGGCGGCTGCGGCATGGTCGACCCCAACGTGCTGGAGAAGAGCGGCATCGACCCCGAACGCTACTCGGGTTACGCTTGGGGCATGGGCATCGAGCGCATCACAATGCTCAAATACCAGATCAAAGACCTGCGCTTGTTCACCGAGAACGACATGCGCTTCCTGCGCCAGTTTGAGAGCGTGCAGTAA
- a CDS encoding M16 family metallopeptidase, translating to MIHFEEFTLANGLRCIVHEDHTTPIAVLNVLYNVGSRDEDPEHTGFAHLFEHLMFSGSVNIPSYDEPLQMVGGENNAFTSPDITNYYLTLPANNIETGFWLESDRMLSLAFSENGLEVQRKVVVEEFKQNYLNQPYGDVWLKLRPLAYQKHPYNWATIGKEVSHIENAVMDDVRAFFAKHYSPANAILVVAGAVTLAEAKRLAEKWFGPIPGGTKYERQLPVEPRQTEPRFLETTADVPLSALYKVYHMPSRQDPNYYTVDLLSDVLGRGKSSRLYQRLVKDRPLFNSISASVTGSLEPGLVVISGKPNAGVTLEQADAAVQEVIEELRSELVPAEELEKVKNQAESSIVFGEIELLNRAMNLAYCKLMGDANLVNQESANIQAVTPEAILAAAQDVLRPENSSTLYYRAEPKAPAETLLLAAEAE from the coding sequence ATGATTCATTTCGAAGAATTCACCCTCGCTAACGGTCTGCGCTGCATTGTGCACGAAGACCATACCACGCCCATTGCCGTGCTCAACGTGCTCTACAACGTCGGCTCGCGCGACGAAGACCCGGAACACACGGGCTTTGCACATCTATTTGAGCACCTGATGTTTAGCGGCTCGGTTAATATCCCGAGCTACGACGAACCGTTGCAGATGGTGGGCGGCGAGAACAATGCCTTCACCTCCCCCGACATTACCAACTACTACCTCACGCTGCCCGCCAACAACATCGAAACCGGCTTCTGGCTGGAGTCGGACCGGATGCTGAGTTTGGCGTTCTCCGAGAATGGCCTCGAAGTGCAGCGCAAAGTGGTGGTCGAAGAGTTTAAGCAGAACTACCTCAACCAGCCCTATGGCGATGTGTGGCTGAAGCTGCGGCCGCTCGCGTATCAAAAACACCCCTACAACTGGGCCACCATCGGCAAAGAAGTCAGCCACATCGAGAACGCCGTAATGGACGACGTACGAGCGTTTTTTGCAAAGCATTACTCACCGGCCAACGCGATTTTGGTGGTGGCCGGCGCCGTTACGCTGGCCGAAGCCAAGCGCTTGGCTGAGAAGTGGTTCGGCCCGATTCCGGGGGGCACCAAGTACGAGCGCCAGCTCCCCGTAGAGCCGCGCCAGACCGAGCCGCGCTTCCTCGAAACAACTGCCGATGTGCCGCTGAGCGCGCTCTACAAAGTGTACCACATGCCCAGCCGCCAAGATCCCAACTACTACACCGTAGACCTGCTCAGCGACGTATTGGGTCGGGGCAAATCGTCGCGGCTGTACCAACGTTTGGTGAAAGATCGGCCCTTGTTCAACTCCATTTCGGCTTCCGTAACGGGCTCGCTGGAGCCGGGTCTGGTGGTCATCAGCGGCAAACCCAACGCTGGCGTAACGCTTGAGCAGGCCGATGCTGCCGTGCAGGAAGTAATAGAAGAGCTGCGCTCGGAGCTGGTGCCAGCCGAAGAACTGGAAAAGGTCAAGAATCAGGCAGAGTCCAGCATCGTTTTCGGAGAGATTGAGCTGCTCAACCGAGCCATGAACCTCGCCTACTGCAAGCTGATGGGCGACGCCAATCTTGTAAATCAGGAAAGTGCTAATATTCAAGCAGTTACCCCGGAGGCGATATTAGCTGCCGCGCAGGACGTATTGCGCCCCGAGAACAGTAGCACCTTGTATTACCGGGCCGAGCCTAAGGCTCCCGCTGAAACCTTATTGCTGGCTGCGGAGGCCGAGTAA
- a CDS encoding alpha-ketoacid dehydrogenase subunit alpha/beta yields MVFNRKEYSQDVLLHLYQNLLKPRLIEEKMLILLRQGKVSKWFSGIGQEAISVGSTLALEADEYILPLHRNLGVFTGRNVPLDRLFAQWQGKTHGFTKGRDRSFHFGTNEHHIVGMISHLGPQLAVADGIALADLLDKKQKVTLVYSGDGGASEGDFHEALNVAAVWQLPVIFMIENNGYGLSTPSNEQFRFKSFTDKGPAYGMEAVQIDGNNVLEVYDTVRRLAEDLRQNPRPILLEALTFRMRGHEEASGTKYVPQELFEEWAQKDPVETYEKWLLDENLLDQEARMRFRETIKREIEEGLKVADALPMPVADAATEIADMYQPFEPASSEQPAADASTTEKRYVDAISDGLRQSMERYPELVLMGQDIAEYGGVFKITDGFVAQFGKERVRNTPLCESAILGAGLGLSIRGKKAMVEMQFADFVTCGFNQIVNNLAKSYYRWGQHADVVVRMPTGAGSAAGPFHSQSNEAWFTHTPGLKVVFPSNPHDAKGLLNAAIEDPNPVMYFEHKLLYRSISGPVPDAYYTTPIGKAALVREGEEMSIITYGIGVHWATQLADELNLSADILDLRTLLPWDEEAVRKTVSKTGRVILLHEDTLTGGLGGEIAAWIAEHCFQYLDAPVQRVASLDTAVPFAPPLEKIFLPQQRLRERVEKLLAY; encoded by the coding sequence ATGGTCTTCAACCGTAAAGAGTACTCCCAAGATGTGCTGCTGCACCTCTACCAAAACCTGCTCAAACCGCGCCTGATTGAGGAAAAAATGCTCATTCTGCTTCGGCAGGGGAAGGTAAGTAAGTGGTTTTCAGGCATTGGGCAGGAAGCCATCTCGGTAGGCAGCACGCTGGCCCTGGAAGCCGATGAATACATTTTGCCGCTGCACCGCAACTTGGGCGTGTTTACGGGCCGCAACGTACCGCTCGACCGGCTGTTTGCGCAGTGGCAGGGCAAAACCCACGGTTTTACCAAAGGCCGCGACCGCTCCTTTCATTTCGGTACCAACGAGCACCACATCGTGGGCATGATCTCGCATTTGGGGCCGCAACTCGCTGTGGCTGATGGCATTGCGCTGGCTGATCTGCTGGATAAAAAGCAGAAGGTGACGCTGGTGTACAGCGGCGACGGCGGCGCTTCGGAAGGCGATTTCCACGAGGCGCTGAACGTGGCAGCCGTGTGGCAGCTGCCGGTCATCTTCATGATCGAAAACAACGGTTACGGCCTGAGTACGCCCAGCAACGAGCAGTTCCGGTTCAAGTCGTTTACCGACAAAGGTCCCGCTTACGGCATGGAGGCCGTGCAGATTGACGGCAATAATGTGCTGGAAGTGTACGACACGGTGCGCCGCCTCGCCGAAGACCTCCGCCAAAACCCGCGGCCTATCCTGCTCGAAGCCCTGACCTTCCGGATGCGCGGCCACGAGGAGGCCTCCGGTACCAAGTACGTGCCGCAGGAGCTGTTTGAGGAATGGGCTCAGAAAGACCCGGTCGAAACCTACGAAAAGTGGCTGCTCGACGAAAATCTGCTGGATCAGGAAGCCCGCATGCGCTTCCGCGAAACCATCAAGCGCGAAATTGAGGAAGGCCTGAAGGTGGCAGATGCGCTGCCTATGCCCGTAGCCGATGCGGCCACCGAAATAGCCGACATGTACCAGCCCTTCGAGCCAGCCAGCTCGGAACAACCCGCTGCCGACGCATCCACCACCGAAAAACGCTATGTAGACGCCATTTCCGACGGCCTGCGCCAGAGCATGGAGCGCTACCCCGAACTGGTGCTCATGGGCCAAGACATTGCCGAGTACGGCGGCGTGTTCAAAATTACGGACGGCTTCGTAGCGCAGTTTGGCAAGGAGCGCGTGCGCAACACTCCACTGTGCGAATCGGCCATTCTGGGTGCAGGCCTAGGGCTGAGCATCCGGGGCAAAAAGGCGATGGTCGAGATGCAGTTTGCCGACTTTGTAACTTGTGGCTTCAATCAGATTGTCAACAACTTAGCCAAGAGCTATTACCGTTGGGGACAACACGCCGACGTAGTAGTGCGCATGCCTACCGGTGCTGGCTCGGCGGCGGGGCCGTTTCACTCGCAAAGCAACGAAGCGTGGTTTACCCACACGCCGGGCCTGAAGGTGGTGTTTCCTTCTAACCCTCACGATGCCAAGGGGTTACTGAACGCTGCCATCGAAGATCCCAACCCCGTCATGTACTTCGAGCACAAGCTGCTCTACCGCTCCATTAGCGGCCCCGTGCCGGATGCTTATTATACCACGCCCATCGGCAAAGCGGCCCTGGTGCGCGAAGGGGAGGAAATGAGCATCATCACCTACGGCATAGGCGTGCATTGGGCCACACAACTGGCCGACGAGCTCAACCTTTCGGCTGATATTTTGGATCTGCGCACCCTATTGCCCTGGGACGAAGAGGCTGTGCGAAAGACAGTTAGCAAAACTGGTCGCGTAATCCTGCTGCACGAAGACACCCTTACAGGTGGCCTTGGCGGCGAAATTGCAGCCTGGATTGCGGAGCATTGTTTTCAGTACCTCGATGCGCCGGTGCAGCGCGTGGCCTCGCTGGATACCGCCGTGCCGTTTGCGCCGCCGCTGGAAAAGATTTTCCTACCGCAGCAGCGCCTGCGCGAGCGCGTCGAGAAGCTATTGGCTTATTAA
- the ytxJ gene encoding bacillithiol system redox-active protein YtxJ: MISWQPLTQPEQLTDIVRESHEQPVMIFKHSTSCSISAAAKSKLERQWDEAGLQEAKIYYLDLLRYRPISAEIAQQFGVRHESPQLLLIQDGECRYDASHMGIRLSDIKNQLAQ; encoded by the coding sequence ATGATATCTTGGCAACCACTCACCCAGCCCGAACAACTAACCGATATCGTACGCGAGTCGCACGAGCAGCCGGTCATGATTTTTAAGCACAGCACGAGTTGCTCCATTAGCGCGGCGGCCAAAAGCAAACTGGAGCGCCAGTGGGACGAAGCGGGCCTGCAAGAAGCAAAAATCTATTACCTCGACCTGCTCCGCTACCGCCCAATTTCGGCCGAAATCGCGCAGCAGTTTGGCGTTCGGCACGAATCGCCGCAACTGCTGCTGATCCAAGACGGCGAGTGCCGTTACGATGCTTCCCACATGGGAATTCGGTTGAGCGACATAAAAAACCAACTAGCGCAATAA
- the lipA gene encoding lipoyl synthase, producing MLTLPIIQPEAAAPAAPAKPRKPDWLRVKLPVGPAYANVRRLVDEHKLHTICESGNCPNMGECWGAGTATFMILGNVCTRSCSFCAVATGRPNEYDTDEPRRVAEAIQLMGVKHAVITSVNRDELKDRGASIWLETVVRVKELSPSTTIETLIPDVKANWEALDTMIAGGQEVVSHNIETVGSLYRLVRPQAKYDRSLEQIRRTKAAGKRTKSGIMLGLGEQKDELYKAMDDLVENGLDILTLGQYLQPTKRHLEVAEFIHPDLFAHYREEGLRRGLKYVESGPLVRSSYHAERHVNVPI from the coding sequence TTGCTGACCCTGCCCATCATTCAGCCCGAAGCGGCTGCTCCGGCCGCTCCTGCCAAACCACGCAAGCCTGACTGGCTCCGCGTGAAGCTTCCCGTAGGCCCGGCCTACGCCAACGTTCGCCGCCTAGTGGACGAACACAAACTGCATACCATCTGCGAAAGCGGAAATTGTCCTAATATGGGCGAGTGCTGGGGTGCCGGCACGGCCACCTTTATGATTCTGGGTAACGTGTGCACGCGTTCGTGCTCGTTTTGTGCTGTGGCCACGGGCCGCCCGAACGAATACGATACCGACGAGCCCCGCCGCGTAGCCGAAGCCATTCAGCTGATGGGCGTGAAGCACGCCGTGATTACCTCTGTTAACCGCGACGAGCTCAAAGACCGCGGAGCCAGCATCTGGCTCGAAACGGTGGTGCGCGTGAAAGAACTTTCGCCTTCCACGACCATTGAAACGCTCATTCCCGACGTGAAAGCCAACTGGGAAGCGCTGGACACAATGATCGCTGGCGGACAGGAAGTCGTGTCGCACAACATCGAAACGGTGGGCAGTCTCTATCGTTTGGTGCGTCCGCAGGCCAAATACGATCGCTCGCTGGAGCAAATCCGGCGCACGAAAGCAGCTGGCAAGCGCACCAAATCGGGTATCATGCTGGGCTTGGGCGAGCAGAAAGACGAGCTGTACAAAGCCATGGACGACTTAGTCGAAAACGGCCTCGACATCCTGACGCTTGGCCAGTACCTGCAACCTACCAAGCGCCACCTGGAGGTAGCCGAATTTATTCATCCTGATCTCTTTGCCCATTACCGCGAAGAAGGCTTGCGCCGCGGCCTGAAGTACGTAGAGTCCGGTCCGTTGGTGCGCAGCAGCTACCATGCTGAGCGCCATGTAAACGTGCCGATTTAG
- a CDS encoding DUF4136 domain-containing protein, translating to MNRLTRFFARPAALAAVGLSLLLGASSCTSSRVGVTSDFDHSVNFRNYKTWAWYPQQVTDAEGGPAKGYQSFLDQRLRSAVEAEMSRKGLTRVDSNPDLYVAYNAKVEDKQQISPYYNGLGYPYYGYGYGYRGYTPVTNYRAGTVIIDLVDAKRKELAWRGQGQAQVDNQTISQEEVYRIVGGILGTYPPQDNQARR from the coding sequence ATGAACCGTCTCACCCGTTTCTTTGCCCGCCCGGCCGCTCTGGCTGCGGTTGGTCTGTCGTTGTTGTTGGGCGCCTCCAGTTGCACTTCGTCGCGCGTTGGCGTCACCTCGGATTTTGACCACAGCGTGAACTTCCGGAACTACAAAACCTGGGCTTGGTATCCGCAACAAGTCACGGACGCAGAAGGCGGCCCTGCTAAAGGCTACCAATCGTTCTTGGATCAGCGCCTGCGTTCTGCCGTGGAGGCCGAGATGTCGCGCAAAGGCCTGACACGCGTCGATTCGAACCCTGATTTGTACGTCGCTTACAATGCCAAAGTAGAAGATAAGCAACAAATCTCGCCTTACTACAACGGCTTAGGCTATCCTTATTATGGATATGGCTATGGCTACCGTGGCTACACGCCGGTTACCAACTACCGAGCCGGCACTGTGATCATTGACTTAGTGGACGCCAAGCGCAAAGAACTAGCATGGCGCGGTCAAGGTCAGGCGCAGGTAGACAACCAGACCATTTCGCAGGAAGAAGTGTACCGCATCGTCGGTGGCATCTTGGGCACGTATCCGCCCCAAGACAACCAAGCCCGTCGTTAA